DNA from Cheilinus undulatus linkage group 20, ASM1832078v1, whole genome shotgun sequence:
GACTCTCTGGAGGTTATgctgaaggagaagaaaaactCCCTCAGCCCTCATGTGCTTCTGGGATATCCAGAGAGTttggaggagcaggaggagaggaagagagagctCAGGGAGGTGAGGAGGATCTGGTCCAGCTCTGTGCCCTTTACTGACCTTCCTGAGGATGAGGCCAAACTGGTTAAAACCATGTTCCAGGTACAGTTGTCCCTACTATTAGTAAAAGTATCAATACCTGTTTCATAGCTCAAGAACAAAAATATAAGTACTTGGCACCCAGTATTGGCAAATTTCTTATTCTCTGTAAccaaaaatgacattaaaactCTTGCAGACTATCCAGATCACACTAATATGAAATATTAGTTGTACTcgtgcaatttagacaatgtgcAAGAGTATGGGTGCAATACTGGTACGATTCATTCATGTCCTTAGTGTCTGGCTGCTTATTAGGTTGATGTAGCTTCTTTAGAAATGTGCACACTTTTAACACTACAACATTAAAATAACCAAGACTGTGTCACTTAAAAACGTGTTATGAATGTGTACAAAATCTTGACAACTATAAGCACAAGTCATTTCTCCTCAAAAAGGTGCAGGCTTAATTAGATTTAATTTAAGTTGTAATTAACTATTTTAatctttagttttatttcaagAATGCTTAACTAGATTTTTCAAAGGCTGAAAAATTAATGTGTTTCTGCATGAAAagtattgaaaacaacaaagaattaGTAgtcaaaaaaaataatttatcaaataATTTCAGAAGAACAATATAAACTACGGGCATAGTGTTTTACCAGGAAGCAAGCTCAACATAGCAAGGCTTTCTTGCTTTATTTTCAGCAGATTAACTTCATCCCTCTTTTTGACAGTTTAGCAGTGCAtcgtttttattcttttctacGTTTTTTTCATCCTCGCTTATGTTGAAACATCACAAACTACAGACAGGGCTCCAAATTTGACAACATTCTTACATAATGAAAAGCTAAAATCATGCTTTCAAATGATATTGGGTACATCTTAACTGTACTTTGGCTTGTTATCTGCATCAATATTGTGCAGTATCTGTTCACCCCTGTTCAGAACTCACAGTAGGCCTCTTTGAGTATGTGAGCCTGAGGCAACTGCCTATGCCAGGCTGGCTCTGATGATTCAACTGtacattttgccaaattttaaggAGCGGATATGACAGGGATGTCCATACTATGGCCCGGGCCGAAATGCAGCCCAtggtccaattttgattggccctcaGCAGACTTTAGAAATAACACATTTGAACCTGAACTTACTATTTTGTACTTCAGAGTTTTAGCACAAGGCTATGCTACCATGTTAATTCAGCAAACAAACATCTtaacaagaagaatttattgatgtgttttttgttattaaattGAAACAACACTGTGGTAAACATACTGGCAaccataataataatttatacCCAATAGCAGCAATAACATTCCACCGTTGGGGCCAGTGGTAGCGAGGGCCAAAcaggccccctgaaatctgattggcatcCCCAGaaacctggaaatgattgtCTATTTTCCAGCTGATTTTGCTCTGAGCACACTTTTAACTaatcgctctcatgctgccttattcaaACTGTTCTAGCCTGCCTATGCTCTGCCGCTCtatctgcaagctgctcttgcagccctcctccaccccagtgcctcctttattctgcatcTGAATTAATCAGTGCTATTCAGTTGTTATTGATGCCTGCTTTGCTCTGGgatttctgctgcttctctccctagCTAAGGCTTTTCTTATTGGCAATTGGagtttcagtttcagttcaatttaaaaaaagtcaaaagtttcCATAAATGCACTCCTTAAACCGAAGATCTGTATAATGcttaatgaaaacatttccatgaaaaattcATTGTAAAAAGTTAACACTTGAAGCCCATTTAAAGCCATAGCTCTGAACATAAACTTGTTCAGTCCATATTATAAGTTTAGACTCAGTTACCATAAAGATCAAGCTTTGTTTTGAGAGTTTCATAACACTGAATATTGGGACTTTTGATATCAAAACATCAGCCATAACCCTTTAATCTTGCTTCCTGGTACACCCCTGGTTTCAGGTAATTCAGCTTACTTTTTGTGTACCTGTAGGTAGATTTGTTTTGCTGTCAGTGAAATTACAGCATCCATTTCAAAACACAGATCACAGGACAGAAGCAACaagaaacaaacaggaaaaatgaaggTTATTTAAAACCTCTTAAGACATAACAACCAACCCCCCACCCTaacatttgaattataaaaTTTCACATTTGCACATTGGttcttattttcaaaaacaaatcaaactttCATAGGATTTAAGGTTTTAATAGGCACCATGTAAAATGAGTGCTGCacagtcataattatgaaactTTACTGTATTCTGTATTTTACCAAGATTACTTTTGGCCACTGTTTGATGTTGTTTATCACTGTTTGCCTTCAGATAACAAAGATCTCTAATACCACCCTGAAGAAGTTTGGTGTGAGACTCTTCAAGCCCACAAAGAGTCTTGTTTTCCCCTGGTTTGGTGGACCCGACTCCTCATTGAAGGGTGTGAAGCTCCTCTCTGCACAAAGCTCTGAAAAGGTGACCTATAATGAAGCTACAGTCCCAAAATCGAACTCTTACCACAACCTGTTTGGCCTCCCTCTGGTTAACTGTATGGACTCAGAGGTGGTTCTCACAGGAAGTGAGCTGGACACTCTGGCTGTGAGTCAGGCCACAGGACTCCCAAGTGTTGCTCTCCCACGTGGAGTCAGCTGCCTCCCGCCCATCCTGCTGCCTTACCTGGAACAGTTCAAATGTGTGACACTGTGGCTGGGAGGCGATATGCGCTCCTGGGAGGCGTCAAAGATCTTCTCGCGTAAGCTCGGTCTGAGGCGCTGCTCGCTGGTTAGGCCTGGAGAGTACAGACTGTGTCCTGTGGAGGCACTCGCCATGGGGAAGAACTTCAACAACATCATCAAATCGTCCATCCCAGCAGGTCATAAGTCCATCGTCTCGTTCAAGCAGCTCAGAGAGGATGTGTACGGGGAGCTGATGAACACAGAGCAGGTAGCCGGAGTGAAGTGGGCGAGGTTTCCTGAGCTCAACAGAATCCTGAAGGGACACCGCAAAGGGGAGCTGACTGTTTTTACAGGTACAAGAAAACAGAGGCTTCAATTTGAAAATAATACCTTGGCTTGTAACTATCTGCAAGATTAGCTGGTTGGCTTTCATCATGACCTCTCTTTGCAGGAATAGAGCATTTTATTTCTCTTCTATTCATTTAGCCAGGAGTATTCCCATTTAGATgcaaaaatctctttaacagGGGGGTCCAGACCAAGAGGTTAGTGGCTACACTGGTCAaatctatttcatattttattttaattgggTACGTGTATAAAGTTGTATTGCAGTACGTTACAGCATTTGCTGACCACAGAAAGGGTTCATGGAGGTTGCAGTGTCCTCTTTTACAGAGTCTGCCATGTTGCTCCTCGATGCTCTTCATTAGTCTGAATAATACAAAGCAAACTTTTGCTCTCAAAAGGACCATTGCAGTATTTTTACAAGCTTCTTGGTGGCTGGTGATTATACTGTTTGTTACAGGTAGTTGGATGCAATCTGCACCCTCACCACCAGCTGGTACTATAGTCCACATAATTTGCCTTTAATTCTGACATTAACTTCTTCAACATCAACTTCAGTTTTAGTATTCTCTGCTGCAGGCAGAATGTGAATAGAATTTTAATAGTCTGTCTTTGTGAATATCAGGTCCTACGGGCAGTGGTAAAACCACCTTCCTCAGTGAGGTCACTCTGGACCTTTGCATGCAGGGAGTCAACACGTTGTGGGGCAGCTTTGAGATCAACAACGTACGCCTGGCTAAGATCATGCTGACTCAGTTCGCCATGCAGAGACTGGAGGAAAACCTGGAGCAGTACGACTTCTGGGCAGACAAGTTTGAAGAGCTGCCTCTCTACTTTATGACTTTCCACGGACAGCAGAACATAAAGTACGTCAAAACGGGAATCCAGAGGGTTGTGGTTAATTCTGCATAGAtacaaccatttttttttaaatcctgtcaATATTGAGGGTTgactgatatgtttttttatttagataCAATATGCTTTTATTGTACCTAAAAAATGTACTTGGTATGGCAAAactaaaactgcaaaaaaaaataaaaataaagaatttagcCCAAACTATAAGCCTGAGAAATGGCACAGAGCAAGAGGGGAAAACACATTCAGCAGTGGAACCACAGTAGCAcacttttttattgattaatcTGATCAGTTATCCGTCAAATAAAATGAAGATATCAGTTATtggccaaatgccaaatatcagcctaaataaTCAACCAGGCTCATAATCATTCCACTTCTGGTtgatataattattttattaatttttagcAAGTGTCAGCTGACAGATCAAAGCAGTTATTTAGTAGCTGAAGGAATTAAATGGCAAACTTCTTGGTCATTTGCAGAGCATCAGATGATCAGAGCATGAATAATTACATCTTCAGCACTGATTCTGCTtttcagtctttgtttactTGTTGAGGTGGAGCCTgtacttacatttattttactttgttattatttttctttttttgagatTCATTCTTATCATTGTGcaattttaaagtaatttctGGCACAGAATATCCTTCAGAATCAGTTTAGTTCTACCGTATCTTATTTGCTGCCTTAAAAGGTCAGttatttgtcttaaaaaaagTCTTGGTTGCTTTACCCTAACAGGAGAAGAGTTCTGAATTTACCTGAATTAGTTTTTACAGAATAGAATTCATGTTATAAAAGGCTTTATGTATCACTCACTTTAACTTTTCCCATCTGCTCTGCAGGACAGTGCTGGACACGATGCAACATGCTGTCTACCTGTATGACATCAACCACATTGTCATTGATAACCTGCAGTTCATGATGGGCCAAGAGAACCTCTCAGTGGACAAGTGAGTAGAGCTATGATAACAAATGGGATGCCATTTTCAATCCTTCATCTATGTTTGTTTAAATAGTGTAAAAAACAGTGCACAAGAAGCACTTCCTGTACCTTTTTTTCATCCAGAATGTTGGCTTTGTCCTACATACAGGTGTAAAATGCTGAGTGCACAAGTGCAGCAGCTCACATTGCAACCTACACATTACACTATTGAAAGTTTGCTCCTATTCATGGTGCAAGCAGCATCTTCCCTGCTCAAAATGTGCAGGATACGTAACAGTGTAACAAGTGATCTGTGGAGGTGAACAGCTCCACTTGTAGGTCCATACTTCACAACTGTCACTGCAGGCTGACAGCTCAGCTACCATGCTTTTACTGCCAACTACACATTGTGAAAACAGATAGCTGCACAGACATGCAAAGGAAATCATGATGCACACAGGCAgttaatacctttttttttactgagaGACAGCCAAATGCAAACTGCATCTTACATTCTCGGATAACTTATATTCCATATTTTACGGCACATCCGAGTGATGTTATCATGTTACCAACAAAATAAGACCGTACTTAAGATGCTTTTTATGCTCCTTTTTCCCACAGGAAATGAGCAACCTTTTAACATGGAAAGCTACTATAAACAAGCGTAATTATGACAGATTTTGGAGATAAATAATGTTTTGTGTGGTCCAGGTTTGCCATCCAGGATCACATCGTTGGAGCCTTCAGGAAGTTTGCAACAAACAGCAGCTGCCACATCACTCTAATCATCCACCCAAGAAAAGAGGAGGACGACCGAGAACTACAAACAGCATCAATATTTGGTTCAGCTAAGGTAAGACAGACTATATGCATACATACCTCCTTGCATCCTGGCTCCTCAGAAACTAACTCTGAACTTGACATTGACTCGTCCCAGGCCAGCCAAGAAGCTGACAACGTCCTCATCCTGCAGGAGAAGAAGCTGGTGACGTGCCCCGGTCGCAGGTCGCTGCAGGTGACGAAGAACCGCTTCGATGGAGACGTGGGCATCTTCCCTCTGGACTTTGTCAAGTCCTCACTTACTTTCTCCACTCCCATGAAGGGCAAATACAGACTGAAGAAAATTCTCCCAAAGCCAGAGGACAAGGAGGCCAAGCAGTCGGTGGAGGCGGTGAAGAAAGACGAGGCCAAAAAGGAGAAGGGGGAGAAAACAGCTAAAACAGCAAAGACTCCGAGAAGTAGTAAGACTCCTACAAATGGAAATGAAATCATGCAGAGGCAAAAGTTGGGCAGAGACTTTGATTAGATTATGTTGTCTGATGGTTTTTGGTACGTTTTACCTCTCCTGTAATTTGATAgctaaaaacaggaaaaaagctggTCCAGATCCCCATACAAGATAGAGAAACTTAGCTGtagaaaatataaatgtaatgtaaataaaatgtatgaaataacAGCCTAGATGGtaattcagaataaaacattcagttataaatcaaataaaagtttAGATATCaaagattaatttttttcaagtaTAGATGGTTAAACCAGAATGTGAAataatgatttcaaatgttACTTGTGAAACTACTACACAGTTAGTTAAGCTTTCCTATGCAGCTGTTACTGTATGTAAAAGACAGTATTGTCCATTAAAGCATTTATGAAAGGCTACTAAAATCATTTCAATTATCTTTAAAATACTCTTTCATACTGCCAAAAGCACGTACACATTACCATAATGTGACTTCTACTAAATTTTTGTACAAGTTATAAAAAGAGCTGctttttttataataaattgCTCATGAAGAGGCTTTTTGTGTCATTTCCTCTGTGGTCATTAGGGGGCAGTGTGTGCTTTACATGTGCTAGGGAGAATGAACCTCAAGAAGCAACACTTTTATTACAACAAGAAAACTCcacacattttcttttgaaGGCTTCAGAATTTAATATTTCTATATTATTAAGGTAATTACTGACACATTTCTGTGCATTatataagttaaaaaaagaccTTGATATTGCACAATCATACCATGAGTCCAAAGAATTGGGACATtgtataaatgaataaaaacagaagtgatTTGCAAGTTCATTTACACCTATATTCAAAAGAATCCAACAAAAAGATTACATTTAATGCTCAAACTTGTTCACTTTAATGTGTAATTTTTCAGTGTACACAGACTCTGAATTTAAAGCCTACAACATGTTCCAAATAAGTTTGTCCCTGGGCAAAAAAACACAGGGAAGGTTGCAGAATGCTCAGAACATACCTGGAGCATTCAACAGGTTGTAGGTTAATTGGTAACAGCTGAGTGCACCATGATCGGGTTTAAAAGGAGCACTGCTGAAGGAGGCAGTCGTTCACCTTCCACTTTGTGACAGAAGGAATTTAGAGATTTCACCATTTacagagaatctgaagaaattTCTTCACATAAGGGGCAAGACCAAAAACCAAAATTGAATGTTGTAGACCTTCAAACCCTCATGCATGAAAACACAGCATCATTCTTGATGGATATTCCAGCATGGGCCGAGGAAACCTTCTGAAAACCACTGACCGTTAACAGTGTGTGACTGTatctacaaatgtaagttaagactTTACTATGTGAAACCAAAAACATAGATCATCAACATTCAGAGGCACTGCTGATGAGCAGGGCCTTTGCTCATCTTAGACGGACTTAGCTAATGCTGAAAAGTGTGCTATGGCCCAACGAGTCCACATTtcacattgtttttaaataatggctTTTGAGTCCTTCAGGCCAAAGAagaaaaggaccatccagacTGATATCAACACAAAGTTTAAAAGTTGGCATGTGTGAAatagtgtgtgtgggtgtttagtgcccatggcatgggtagcTTGCACATCTGTCAAGGCCCGTTAAtgagaggtacatacaggttttggagcatCATGTGCTTCCATCCAGATGTTTCTACAGGGacatccctgcttatttcagcatgACAGAACCAAACCACATTCTGCACatattacaacagcatggcttcacaataacaGAGTATGGGTGTCAGACTGACGTGGATACTCTCCCATTGAAAATGGATGGCACATTATGAAGCACAAAATgtgacaatagaaaaaaaactgacaacCAATAGTTAAGTAATAAATGCATGTAAGTAAAATCTTTGTaactgaataaagaaaaatgcagtAGCTGAGGAAATGCTGCCATAGTTCCCATTgatttaaagtgatgaaaaaccAAAGACAATAATTATATAGATGTTTTAgactttctctttttatttaataagcAGCTTAGATATATGGCAAATAAATTAAGATGGATTTAAGTAAATAGGAGAATAAAATAAACGTTAATTCAAACTATCCATGGTGTGAAGGTGATTGAGTCCTGCAGGTTTGCATCCTCCTTCctaatgtgtttttctctctgtcagaCAGAGCCATAGTCTCCAGTATCATATTACACATTGCATTATTTAGACTGAGTGACTTTTAATAAatgcaaatgtgtctaaaacATCTTCATATGAATATTTCATGGGTGCAGTAAGCAGCCCTGCCCCGCCTGCTCAGGTTTAAGGTTACATGTAGAATCAGCAGCTTTTAAAGGTGAGGTTGTCTGCTTGTGGGCTGACAGTTCAAAGTGTCGTATTTCATCAGAAGGAGCAAAAACCAcataaaattggatttttggCGTAGAAGAATGATACATTGCAGGGCTTTAATAATGCCTGTGTGTTTTGATGAGGGCCTGTGATGATTTAAAGCCTCTGTGTCCACACTGTAATTTCTGTCTCACCCTGGGAGTCAGACTCATTAAAACATCAACGATCTTTGCACTTTGAGAATCTCATTAAGAAGCTCACAGAGCGCTGTGGAAACAGAGACAACCTCACAGCATGACACATCAAATACAGAGGACTGGATTGCACACCTATATCTTAGATTATATTTATTAATTTCACAAATGTATTAAATATGTTGTGTATAATTTCTTTCTCCTAAGTCTGTAGCATAGACTGTGTAAAGTAGAGGATGAGGTCTGAGTGATGTCACCCATTGAAAACCAAAGCCAtgttttgaagccaatccatggtgGTCACTGTATAAATCAGAGCAATTCATCCATACTATGACCAAACATTGTATGCTCTCCCCTTTCTGGACTACAACATTCTATCTGAATGAATGGTGGCAGATGGGAAAGACAGGTTCTTTAGCAATTTAAAAGCTTGAAACTCAAAAAACATACAGTTTAACATTTATTGGGAGCCCCAAACGAGTGGCTTTAGAGCTAAACATAAAATAATGGCTCAGGGGAGACTTAATACAAGTTTaagaataatttattttacacatttagattaaaaagaaatgtgcaaTGTCTTTTGCAGTTAGACTCCATTGAAAAGGCAAGCAGCAGGATCAGATGATgattaactgaatggaggtagctggggtggaggagggttgcagcgttcacactgaaacaactggctgactgtgaaaaagagaatgtttgatttaaaatatgacaggtgcatgatgattggtcaaacaaggcTGTAGcagaatctgattggctgaggacTTGAGTGAGtgaacgcccataatcagcAGAgtaggaagagagaaagaatagAAGTTAGGAGAGATATGAACGAATGGTGGCTAATGAATTAGTAGAAACAGGCTTCATGCTTGAACTTTCACTGAGCTCCATAAAATAATAGgataaaaaatgtgttgtaaAATATGTTGTTGTAATAGCATGAAGCATGAAATGCAGCAGAATAATCACTGTTTTTAAGGGGGCGGGGTCACTCCAAAGTAGGAAGGGTTGGAGGCAGGCCTAAAGGCTGATATATGCGTCTAAAAGCTAAGCCATAGCCTCCACCAGGGATGGACAACTGTGTGTTTTCAAGAGGGCCGCACGAATTTAATGCCAATACTAAGGAGCCAAATTGTTACGGACTAATGGATATTCTTCATTTAAACCCTCTGCTTAGTTATATTTAAATGACAGGAAGACTGTGTTGCATCCATGATCGTTTATTAtaccaacatttattttttttgtagtcATGTGCAAATACAAACAGTTAATTTAATGCGAAACGCTCAATTAAATCAATTTCAAGTAATTTTTTGAATGCAGAGAACGTGACAGTTACTTGTTATTTTACTTACATATATTgaaaaaactaaagtaaaatagataaaaattgaataaacaaaatagaaatgaaatagttagtcagttagtgaAGTTTATTTCCAACatgtaagagaaaaaaaataataaacatagTTATGTACCTTCAGAAGACACATACAAATTTtgaagagagagatgaaacaaaactattacaaaataaataataattgattaatttttggaaaaataaaaactaatatatatatattgaaattgaatttagaatattcaaaaatgaatacaaatgaAACAACATAgatttgaataatttaaaaaaaatagaaaataaaaaaaacattgaaaacatgttttgaattgttcaaatgaaataataataataattcaaaagCACTGGCCATGTACCAGTAGTGAAAGACTATAagataaatgtttctgtttccatgtttttattgcaggtattgtcctttttttcttaaagtgtaTAAATATAGGTATTCTAAATTTACGTGGGAGCTGTATTGAGTGATGTGGAGGGCCACATGTGGCACCTTGGGCTGCCAGTTGCCCACCCCTGGCCTACACCATAGGTCTGGAGCTACATGATCTGTAACTACAGgttaataataatacattttatttataaagcacttttcaaaaactcaaaCCACACAGACTACAAGCCCTTGTTGGGCTACCcatttgactgggccccagaaagctctcccctttatcccccttatgggcagcctggACTTCATAGGTCTCTAAAGCactaaacccatttttctgaatcttttgCCTAAAGAGATTCCTAATGTAATACCACTGACTCATGTGACATCACTTGAGGACATTTATCAGACTCTGCAGCCCAAAAATGCTGAATACAGCTCTTTTTGACACTccagtatttatttttcctaAACAGACCTTGTTGTTTAAAACAGGTGGATTTCCCCTTTAACTCTATCCTCCCATTGTTAACCTCCATGCAGAGTTCACAGAGTCTCTGAAgcctctctgtctgcctctgagATCCCTGCTGGCTCCATCTGACAGACCACTCCGGGAGGCTGCTGGCACCAGAATCCCTTTCCTCATGGTATGTGGACTCCTGAGCTCCTCTGATAGCTGAAACTGTCAAATATTGTTGTAAGCTGTGGGAATAATGCCGGTGTATGTTTGATGAACATAAATCACTGCAGATGAGACAGCAGGAGGGAGACACGTGTGCTGGTTTTAGTTTCATCCTTTTTTTGCtctcatttcttcttcttggaGCTTTCCATTAATGCTCGGTGTTTTCTGTGAATGTTTAACTGCTGTGAAAAGCACACTCTGCTTTCCATAATGACTCCAGGCTGTGTGCTGATGAGTCTGAGTGTCCTCTGGATCGTGTGGGTGTGGGATACGGCTGCTGAGGCCTCTGAATGGGgctctttgtttttcaaagcaCTGCTGTGTCCAGATGATGGCTGCTCTGACGCCTACCAGAtcttaaaaagagagaaaaacattcCAACATTAGAAGGAATTACTTCTACATAAATGCATGCAAAACTGCACAAAACTTCCAGTTTGTAGCATCCGGCCATACTTgacattaattttaaaattcctcCAGTAAGACCTCAATATGACAACCCTAGACGTGCATGCACCCTGACATATATTTGACACTTCTTTGCCAAGTTTTACCTTGGCTAAGAAGTGTAattgataaaaacagattataGAGACCGCAGGCTATGGCTTTAAAGTGGAAGATATAATTGTAAGTCATctgcaaaacaatgaaaatctaTGCCATGCTTCCTTTTAAGGGCGAGGAACTCCATAGGCAAGGTGGGCCAAGGAGGTAGGAAAACCAGTGTTGTTGTCTCGAGATAATGAAATATAATGCTGCAAAGTTGCAAAACTTTTGGGATCACTTGCAGCATGAACCAGGAAGGttactttaacagcttttctccctcatccatgaaaccaaaacattagTCTGCTGTCACACCGTCTGTTCTCTACTCAACTGGAAATGCCTAGTTGGGCTACAACATTACAGGGGTGGTGGGGATGGAATTCTTTATTGAGGGGCGGGGTTTGGCTGGTTGAACTTGCAGCCAATAGCAGCCAATAATTGGGCTCTATCACAAGAGTGCACCACAAAACATAAATGCAATACGTCCACCTAACCGTAGCGGTTACCATCTCGTTATGTAGCAATCTTTCAATTAACATCCATTTCCATGGTAACCATAAACAAGTCATGTCTGTCAGATTGACTCAGTCATGACAGCCATTGTAGCAAGAGACACCCCCTTACAGCTACAAAAATTGAGAATTTATCCGGTTTTGAAAgctgttggaaatatttaaaGTAATATGAGACTGAGCCAAATAAATGGCAGTTTTTCAAAAATTGATATAGAAATTCCAGTCaaaaactaaccttgcaaagcagacggattagtcagattccatgtctgtcaacaggcaaatccatcatgcaaagctccagcacgtttgtgccaggtctgaaaatggacctgaccaatcagtgtcatttgaggagaatgtgGTGGTAGCTAGAAGCGGGGTTAGGTGTGCTGGAAgccgatagcaatggctgcctccgcTGTAGCATTTATCTCGGATTGTTGTGAATCATTTCCTGTTAAAGGTTACAAAATACAATGTTTCATATTCACTTAGTAAAATAAGGCATTACAGGTGTTAAAagtatattttattgtttacacTGACAAGTAAAGAGCCTACTAAGTTCTGTGGTTaatatcatacatttaaaactaaaaaggaagtgcttttattttgaagtgcttttattttaaagtccaAGAAGGAAACACCTCATGTCTTGTTGCTGCTAGCTTGACAATGTTTTGTAGCAGAGGTGCAGAAGCCAGTGTGtgtaacttttttcttttgttcaaaGTGCACCTCTAAGCAATAAATGTTGCAGCCCCAAAGATAGCCGTTTTTATCATCATTGAAGCTTCCGCTACACGACACGGATGTAGCTACAGTGTAGAAGCTTTTGTAGTTCATCAGAACTAGACCACATTCTTTTGTTAAACAAGAGCACAGAGCCGCAcagaaagcttgtcttggcagaggaGAAGAATCTCCACCATGTGTAGCCTGCAACACACGTCTGCCAATCTCAGGGTTACtagagctgtgcatgtctactacctcatttcttattgttgctctgattggctcataat
Protein-coding regions in this window:
- the twnk gene encoding twinkle protein, mitochondrial, translating into MWRGLLWKGTTCLLQVTDPRFLRQRHYTSICVRLCSQMLSRRQCDSPHGLGFRGKDYFLTHSRSRAYKKDAKSTLEFPMSPITVTDIKQYLRAKEVSFHDGYSCLHIASIFVDPSERKDSFSLFIDKTTGQFLCKDTLVEGSWEDLQDSLEVMLKEKKNSLSPHVLLGYPESLEEQEERKRELREVRRIWSSSVPFTDLPEDEAKLVKTMFQITKISNTTLKKFGVRLFKPTKSLVFPWFGGPDSSLKGVKLLSAQSSEKVTYNEATVPKSNSYHNLFGLPLVNCMDSEVVLTGSELDTLAVSQATGLPSVALPRGVSCLPPILLPYLEQFKCVTLWLGGDMRSWEASKIFSRKLGLRRCSLVRPGEYRLCPVEALAMGKNFNNIIKSSIPAGHKSIVSFKQLREDVYGELMNTEQVAGVKWARFPELNRILKGHRKGELTVFTGPTGSGKTTFLSEVTLDLCMQGVNTLWGSFEINNVRLAKIMLTQFAMQRLEENLEQYDFWADKFEELPLYFMTFHGQQNIKTVLDTMQHAVYLYDINHIVIDNLQFMMGQENLSVDKFAIQDHIVGAFRKFATNSSCHITLIIHPRKEEDDRELQTASIFGSAKASQEADNVLILQEKKLVTCPGRRSLQVTKNRFDGDVGIFPLDFVKSSLTFSTPMKGKYRLKKILPKPEDKEAKQSVEAVKKDEAKKEKGEKTAKTAKTPRSSKTPTNGNEIMQRQKLGRDFD